The Octadecabacter arcticus 238 genome contains a region encoding:
- a CDS encoding TSUP family transporter, translating into MDWILQATALTQSEFLILIGLAILAGIVRGFSGFALSAMVMATAVIILPPIELLPMLWWLEMSASILMLKNGWDGADKTMTYALVIGATIGWPIGLALTIAISVAASKTIALAVIGLLAITLLAKIRMPFLATKPGLYGSGVLSGMVSGVAGVGGMVVAVYVLAADAPAKVMRASLVLYLFLSAGISMVVLTVFGVMDMSGIARGLFFAIPTMFGVFLGQQLFTERLAPYYRPFCLILLIGLAMLGLIRTQFA; encoded by the coding sequence GTGGATTGGATCCTGCAAGCCACCGCGCTGACGCAAAGCGAATTCCTGATCCTGATCGGGCTGGCAATCCTTGCGGGGATCGTGCGTGGATTTTCGGGCTTTGCATTGTCGGCCATGGTTATGGCGACGGCCGTGATTATCCTGCCGCCAATCGAGCTGCTCCCGATGCTGTGGTGGCTGGAAATGTCCGCTTCGATCCTAATGCTCAAGAACGGTTGGGACGGCGCGGATAAAACCATGACCTACGCGCTTGTTATCGGTGCCACTATCGGCTGGCCCATCGGGTTGGCGCTGACTATCGCCATATCTGTCGCAGCGTCGAAAACCATCGCCCTCGCGGTGATCGGGCTTCTTGCGATCACGCTGCTCGCCAAAATCCGCATGCCGTTTCTGGCCACGAAACCCGGTCTTTACGGGTCCGGCGTCCTGTCCGGCATGGTGTCCGGTGTGGCGGGGGTCGGTGGCATGGTCGTTGCAGTTTACGTCTTGGCAGCTGACGCGCCCGCCAAAGTCATGCGCGCGTCGCTGGTGCTTTATCTGTTCCTAAGCGCTGGCATATCTATGGTCGTGCTCACGGTCTTTGGCGTTATGGACATGTCCGGCATTGCGCGCGGCCTTTTCTTCGCGATTCCAACGATGTTCGGTGTCTTCCTTGGACAACAGCTGTTTACCGAACGATTAGCACCGTATTATCGCCCATTTTGCCTTATCCTTTTGATCGGCCTTGCTATGCTAGGCTTGATCCGCACCCAATTCGCCTGA
- the xsc gene encoding sulfoacetaldehyde acetyltransferase, giving the protein MKMTTEEAFVKTLQMHGIDNAFGIIGSAMMPISDIFPDAGIKFWDCAHETTGGMMADGFTRATGKMSMMIAQNGPGITNFVTAVKTAYWNHTPVLLVTPQAANKTIGQGGFQEMEQMNLFKDCVAYQEEVRDPSRIAETLNRVIMQAKRASAPAQINVPRDFWTQVIDIDLPVIVDFELPQGGEDAVSKAAELLSSAKFPVILNGAGAILSAGGIEASRILAETLDAPVCVGYQHNDAFPGNHPLFAGPLGYNGSKAGMELISKADVVLALGTRLNPFSTLPGYGIDYWPTDAKIIQVDINPDRIGLTKKVTVGIVGDSAKVATAISAKLTDTAGDAGRKDRKAMIAQTKSAWAQELTSMTEEQDDPGTDWNQRARKAKPDWMAPRMAWRAIQAALPVEAIISSDIGNNCAIGNAYPSFNESRKYLAPGLFGPCGYGLPSIVGAKIGRPDVPVVGFAGDGAFGISVNELTAIGRGDWPAITQIVFRNYQWGAEKRNSTLWFDDNFVGTELDEDVSYAGIANACGLKGVVARTQDELTAALAQAIKDQMENGITTLIEAMINQELGDPFRRDAMKKPVEVAGISKDDMRQQTMA; this is encoded by the coding sequence ATGAAAATGACGACCGAAGAAGCCTTCGTAAAAACACTTCAGATGCACGGCATCGACAACGCATTTGGGATTATCGGCTCTGCCATGATGCCAATCTCGGACATTTTCCCTGATGCGGGCATCAAATTCTGGGACTGTGCGCACGAAACAACTGGCGGCATGATGGCCGACGGGTTCACCCGCGCCACTGGCAAAATGTCGATGATGATCGCGCAGAACGGTCCTGGCATCACCAACTTTGTCACCGCCGTGAAGACCGCGTACTGGAACCACACACCGGTGCTGCTGGTCACACCGCAAGCGGCCAACAAAACCATCGGTCAGGGTGGTTTTCAGGAAATGGAACAGATGAACCTGTTCAAAGACTGTGTTGCCTACCAAGAAGAAGTGCGCGACCCATCGCGCATCGCCGAGACGTTGAACCGTGTCATCATGCAGGCGAAACGTGCGTCTGCCCCCGCACAGATCAACGTGCCACGCGATTTCTGGACACAGGTCATCGACATCGACCTGCCAGTGATTGTCGACTTTGAATTGCCACAGGGCGGCGAGGATGCCGTGTCCAAGGCCGCTGAGTTGTTGTCCTCCGCCAAGTTCCCCGTCATCCTGAACGGTGCTGGTGCAATCCTGTCCGCAGGCGGCATCGAAGCCTCGCGTATCTTGGCAGAAACCCTCGACGCGCCTGTTTGTGTTGGCTACCAGCACAACGACGCGTTCCCGGGCAACCACCCGCTGTTTGCTGGCCCATTGGGCTACAACGGTTCCAAGGCCGGCATGGAATTGATTTCCAAGGCTGATGTTGTTCTCGCGCTTGGCACACGCCTCAACCCGTTTTCTACTCTGCCGGGTTACGGCATTGATTACTGGCCAACAGACGCCAAGATCATTCAGGTCGACATCAACCCTGACCGCATCGGCCTGACCAAAAAGGTCACTGTCGGTATCGTCGGTGACAGCGCCAAAGTGGCAACTGCGATCTCTGCTAAATTAACAGACACCGCAGGCGACGCGGGCCGCAAGGACCGCAAGGCAATGATCGCACAGACAAAATCCGCATGGGCGCAGGAACTGACGTCGATGACCGAAGAGCAGGACGATCCGGGCACTGACTGGAACCAGCGTGCCCGCAAAGCCAAACCTGACTGGATGGCACCGCGTATGGCATGGCGTGCAATTCAGGCCGCTTTGCCTGTTGAGGCGATCATCTCAAGCGATATTGGCAACAACTGCGCCATCGGCAACGCCTACCCGTCGTTCAACGAGAGCCGCAAGTACCTCGCCCCCGGTCTGTTCGGCCCCTGTGGCTACGGTCTGCCGTCCATCGTTGGCGCGAAAATCGGCCGCCCAGACGTTCCGGTTGTCGGCTTTGCTGGCGACGGCGCGTTCGGCATCTCGGTCAACGAGCTGACTGCGATTGGTCGCGGCGACTGGCCTGCAATCACCCAAATCGTGTTCCGCAACTACCAGTGGGGCGCAGAAAAGCGCAATTCAACGCTGTGGTTTGACGACAATTTTGTCGGCACCGAGCTGGACGAAGATGTGTCCTATGCTGGCATCGCCAACGCCTGTGGTCTCAAAGGCGTCGTTGCACGCACACAGGACGAACTGACAGCGGCACTGGCCCAAGCGATCAAGGACCAGATGGAAAACGGCATCACCACGCTGATCGAGGCGATGATCAACCAAGAACTTGGCGATCCATTCCGTCGCGACGCCATGAAGAAGCCTGTTGAAGTGGCCGGTATTTCTAAAGACGACATGCGTCAGCAAACAATGGCTTAA
- a CDS encoding acetate/propionate family kinase: MILVVNAGSSSIKVALFQPDLTEVMAGQVSGIGGPLAHITLGTHDKDIAAPDHDAALSAILGSLSAQGITADTLTAAAHRVVHGGTSLVQPCRITDDVIAGIEAATPLAPLHNPNNLAGIRALQKLAPDLPQYASFGTAFHATNPPVATAYAIPKKDRDMGIRRYGFHGLSYAWIVTQFEDRLPDRLLAFHLGSGASLCAIHKGKSVATSMGYSPLDGLTMGTRSGAIDGMAVLRMAEIHGAAEASRLLNKDSGLKGLGGATDMRLLLAADTDQANFAVDHFCYWAARHAGSAVVAMGGLDAVAFTGGIGQNSADIRNRIMAHLAFLGDVPVHVINADEERQIALDATSIASA, encoded by the coding sequence ATGATCCTTGTCGTCAACGCAGGCTCTAGCTCAATCAAGGTGGCGCTGTTTCAGCCCGATCTGACCGAAGTCATGGCTGGTCAGGTCAGCGGGATCGGCGGTCCACTTGCCCACATCACGCTTGGTACACACGACAAAGACATCGCCGCACCCGATCACGATGCAGCGCTGAGCGCGATCCTTGGGTCACTCAGCGCGCAGGGCATCACCGCCGACACCCTCACAGCCGCTGCGCACCGCGTTGTTCATGGCGGCACATCGCTGGTGCAGCCGTGTCGCATCACCGATGATGTGATTGCGGGCATCGAGGCGGCGACGCCATTGGCGCCACTGCACAACCCCAACAACCTCGCGGGCATTCGTGCGCTGCAGAAACTGGCCCCTGACCTGCCGCAATACGCGAGCTTCGGAACCGCGTTTCACGCGACAAATCCACCTGTCGCCACAGCCTATGCGATCCCGAAAAAAGACCGCGACATGGGCATCCGACGCTACGGCTTCCACGGATTGTCGTATGCGTGGATCGTCACCCAATTTGAGGATCGCTTGCCTGATCGCCTTTTGGCGTTCCACCTCGGGTCCGGCGCGTCGCTTTGTGCGATCCACAAAGGAAAATCCGTCGCAACGTCGATGGGCTATTCGCCGCTGGACGGGCTGACGATGGGCACGCGGTCCGGTGCGATTGATGGCATGGCGGTGTTACGCATGGCTGAGATTCACGGCGCGGCTGAGGCATCGCGGCTCCTAAACAAGGACTCTGGCCTCAAGGGTCTTGGCGGTGCCACCGATATGCGCCTTCTGCTCGCCGCTGATACCGATCAAGCCAACTTTGCTGTCGATCATTTCTGCTACTGGGCCGCGCGGCATGCGGGCAGCGCCGTCGTTGCCATGGGCGGCCTTGACGCTGTCGCATTTACAGGTGGCATCGGTCAGAATTCCGCCGACATCCGCAACCGAATCATGGCGCACCTCGCGTTTCTTGGTGACGTACCTGTGCATGTGATCAACGCCGACGAAGAACGCCAGATCGCGCTGGACGCCACATCGATTGCGTCCGCATAG
- a CDS encoding phosphate acyltransferase: MSSFLSDAVADAPALLIRQAQDAPTPRVAIARAGAPLPMLAAMEATQANMMVPLFTGERDMIQAEADKLGWDISPYEIINTTGEIEAGNAAAMACGEGRADVLMKGQLHTDVFMRAAVSRDAGLRTGKRFVHIFHITTPDGSGSITISDAAVNVHPNIDTRKDATREVVDLLHKIGNPRPKVAFLSATESPIEAVPSSTEGRELRDWAIENIRDADFSGPLAFDLIMSPKAVQDKKLTGDPVAGQADAIIVPDIVSGNALFKSFVYLSGGCAGGIVMGAKVPILLTSRADPAAARLSSIALGAIVAAG; the protein is encoded by the coding sequence ATGTCATCCTTCCTGTCTGACGCCGTGGCCGACGCCCCCGCACTTCTCATCCGTCAAGCGCAGGACGCGCCCACCCCGCGTGTGGCGATTGCCCGCGCCGGCGCGCCATTGCCGATGCTCGCCGCGATGGAAGCCACGCAGGCCAACATGATGGTGCCGCTGTTCACCGGCGAACGCGATATGATCCAAGCCGAAGCTGACAAGCTGGGTTGGGACATTTCCCCATACGAGATCATCAACACGACCGGCGAAATCGAAGCAGGCAACGCCGCCGCTATGGCCTGCGGAGAGGGGCGCGCTGACGTCTTGATGAAAGGCCAGTTGCACACCGACGTATTCATGCGCGCCGCCGTATCGCGCGATGCCGGCCTACGTACCGGCAAACGCTTCGTGCATATTTTCCATATCACCACACCGGATGGGTCGGGGTCGATCACAATCAGCGACGCGGCGGTCAACGTGCACCCCAACATCGACACCCGCAAAGACGCAACGCGCGAAGTCGTCGATCTATTGCACAAAATTGGCAACCCGCGCCCCAAGGTCGCATTCTTGTCTGCCACGGAATCCCCGATTGAGGCTGTCCCGTCATCAACGGAAGGCCGAGAGCTGCGTGACTGGGCGATTGAAAACATCCGCGACGCCGATTTTTCCGGCCCGCTGGCGTTCGATCTGATCATGTCACCCAAAGCCGTGCAGGACAAAAAGCTGACAGGCGACCCGGTCGCGGGCCAAGCCGACGCTATCATCGTGCCCGATATCGTTTCGGGCAACGCGCTGTTTAAATCCTTCGTCTATCTGTCGGGCGGCTGCGCAGGCGGCATCGTCATGGGCGCCAAGGTTCCAATTCTGCTGACATCGCGCGCGGACCCCGCAGCGGCACGTCTGTCGTCCATCGCGCTTGGCGCAATCGTGGCGGCTGGCTGA
- a CDS encoding molybdopterin oxidoreductase family protein, translating to MPKDQPILDTSPKVSDEVRKTTCYMCACRCGIDVHMKAQPDGQMKVAYIEGNKDHPVNQGVLCAKGSAGIMQVNAPSRLKAPLKRVGPRGSGEFEEISWEEALTIATDWLKPIREEAPEKLAFFTGRDQSQSFTSLWAQGFGTPNYAAHGGFCSVNMAAAGIYTMGGAFWEFGQPDWEHTKMFVLFGVAEDHDSNPIKMGIGKIKGRGARMVGVNPIRTGYNAVADDWFGITPGTDGLLIMALIHELFKAGKLDLDYLARFTNASCIVNEDPKSDQNGLLLRDSDGQPQVIDKNTGHLAPWNGQGVEPDLASTHRAAGVTHRPVFHLMADRFLDPKHAPEMVADATGISAERIKRLAADMAHVAFDEAIELDRPWTDFRGKKHAKMIGRPVSMHAMRGISAHSNGFQTCRALHMLQIVLGAVETPGGMRFKPPYPKPATAHPKPHGKVTPGQALNGPHLGFVHSPEDLMLNEDGSAIRIDKAFTWDNPLSSHGMMHMVISNAHAGDPYKIDTLFMYMANMSWNSSMNTTGVMEMLTDKDEETGEYVIPRIIYSDAYSSEMVAYADLILPDTTYLERHDCISLLDRPISEADGVADAIRWPVIEPDRNVRGFQSVLCELGARLDLPGFVNEDGSQKYEDYADYITNHIRRPGIGPLAGFRMGENGLTEGRGAPNEGQIDSYIKNGGFWVSHVPEEASYYKPFNMAYQAWAVKMGFYDSEQPYIFTPYVEPLRRMQLAAEGHGRVQPPDHLREQVKRTMDPLPMWYAPLSDDLIDTSEFNVHALTQRPMAMYHSWGTQNAWLRQIHGLNPLYVPTKIWEQHSFADGDWAKVTSPSGVITVPVAHMAALNENTVWTWNAIGKRKGAWALDEKAPEATEGFLLNHLIHELLPEKADGMRWSNSDPITGQAAWFDLRVKIEKTTTPAESQPVTLAQKSPVGKGPKSQAWKVGK from the coding sequence ATGCCCAAAGATCAACCGATCCTCGACACATCGCCCAAGGTCTCAGACGAGGTCCGCAAGACGACCTGTTACATGTGCGCCTGCCGCTGCGGCATCGATGTGCATATGAAAGCCCAACCTGATGGACAAATGAAAGTTGCCTATATTGAGGGCAACAAGGACCACCCCGTAAACCAAGGCGTTTTGTGCGCCAAAGGGTCTGCGGGCATCATGCAGGTCAACGCACCGTCGCGCCTGAAGGCCCCGCTGAAACGCGTCGGCCCGCGCGGATCGGGTGAGTTTGAGGAAATTTCGTGGGAAGAAGCGCTGACAATTGCCACCGACTGGCTAAAACCGATCCGCGAAGAAGCCCCCGAAAAGCTGGCGTTCTTTACAGGGCGCGACCAGTCGCAGTCGTTCACATCGCTTTGGGCGCAAGGGTTTGGCACGCCAAATTACGCAGCCCACGGGGGGTTTTGTTCGGTGAACATGGCCGCCGCTGGAATCTACACCATGGGCGGGGCGTTCTGGGAATTTGGCCAGCCTGATTGGGAGCACACCAAAATGTTCGTGCTGTTCGGCGTCGCTGAAGATCACGACAGCAACCCGATCAAAATGGGCATTGGCAAAATCAAAGGCCGTGGCGCGCGCATGGTCGGCGTCAATCCGATCCGCACGGGCTACAATGCTGTGGCCGATGACTGGTTCGGCATCACACCGGGCACGGACGGTCTGCTGATCATGGCGTTGATCCATGAATTGTTCAAAGCAGGTAAGCTCGATCTCGACTACCTCGCGCGGTTCACCAATGCGTCCTGCATCGTCAATGAGGACCCCAAAAGCGATCAGAACGGCCTGTTGTTGCGCGACAGTGACGGCCAGCCGCAAGTGATAGACAAAAACACGGGCCATCTGGCGCCGTGGAATGGTCAAGGTGTCGAGCCCGACCTTGCCAGCACACACCGCGCCGCTGGCGTCACGCACCGCCCTGTGTTCCATCTAATGGCGGATCGTTTTCTTGATCCGAAACACGCCCCTGAAATGGTTGCGGACGCAACGGGCATTTCGGCGGAGCGGATCAAACGCCTAGCGGCGGATATGGCGCATGTAGCGTTTGACGAAGCCATTGAACTTGATCGCCCGTGGACTGATTTCCGCGGCAAAAAGCACGCCAAAATGATCGGCCGCCCCGTGTCTATGCACGCCATGCGCGGTATTTCTGCCCATTCCAACGGGTTCCAGACCTGTCGCGCGCTGCATATGTTACAGATCGTGCTTGGTGCTGTGGAAACCCCTGGCGGCATGCGTTTCAAACCGCCCTACCCCAAGCCCGCGACAGCGCACCCCAAACCACACGGCAAAGTCACCCCCGGTCAGGCGCTTAACGGTCCGCACCTCGGGTTTGTGCACAGTCCAGAAGACCTGATGCTGAATGAGGACGGGTCTGCCATTCGCATCGACAAAGCGTTTACATGGGACAACCCGCTGTCGTCGCACGGCATGATGCACATGGTGATATCCAACGCCCACGCAGGCGATCCGTACAAGATCGATACGCTATTTATGTATATGGCGAATATGTCGTGGAATTCGTCGATGAACACGACCGGCGTGATGGAAATGTTGACCGACAAAGATGAAGAGACCGGCGAATACGTCATTCCGCGCATCATCTATTCGGACGCCTATTCCTCGGAAATGGTCGCCTACGCCGACCTGATCCTGCCCGACACCACATACCTTGAACGCCACGATTGTATCTCGCTTTTGGACCGGCCGATATCGGAAGCCGACGGCGTTGCAGACGCAATCCGCTGGCCGGTCATTGAACCGGACCGCAACGTACGCGGGTTCCAATCGGTGCTGTGCGAACTTGGTGCACGCCTCGACTTGCCGGGTTTCGTGAACGAAGACGGATCGCAGAAATACGAAGACTACGCCGACTACATCACCAACCACATCCGCCGCCCCGGAATTGGCCCGCTTGCAGGCTTTCGCATGGGCGAAAATGGATTGACCGAAGGACGCGGCGCCCCCAACGAAGGCCAGATTGACAGCTACATCAAAAACGGCGGCTTCTGGGTGTCCCACGTCCCCGAAGAGGCGTCGTATTACAAACCCTTCAACATGGCCTACCAAGCATGGGCGGTGAAAATGGGCTTTTATGACAGCGAACAGCCCTACATTTTCACGCCCTACGTTGAACCACTGCGCCGCATGCAGTTGGCGGCAGAGGGGCATGGCCGTGTGCAGCCGCCAGACCATCTGCGCGAACAGGTCAAACGCACCATGGACCCGCTGCCGATGTGGTACGCGCCACTGTCCGATGATTTGATCGACACGAGCGAATTCAACGTCCACGCGCTGACCCAGCGCCCAATGGCGATGTATCATTCATGGGGCACGCAAAACGCATGGCTGCGCCAAATTCACGGGCTGAACCCGCTGTATGTGCCGACCAAGATTTGGGAGCAGCACAGCTTTGCAGACGGTGATTGGGCAAAAGTCACATCCCCGTCGGGCGTCATCACGGTGCCCGTCGCACACATGGCCGCATTAAACGAAAACACAGTCTGGACGTGGAACGCGATCGGCAAACGCAAAGGCGCGTGGGCTTTGGATGAAAAGGCCCCCGAGGCAACGGAAGGCTTCCTTCTCAACCACCTGATCCACGAACTTCTGCCTGAAAAAGCTGACGGAATGCGCTGGTCCAACTCCGATCCGATCACAGGACAAGCTGCATGGTTCGACCTGCGGGTTAAGATCGAAAAAACAACTACCCCTGCGGAATCCCAGCCGGTCACACTCGCGCAAAAGTCCCCCGTTGGAAAGGGGCCGAAATCCCAAGCATGGAAGGTGGGCAAATGA